The following proteins are encoded in a genomic region of Triticum dicoccoides isolate Atlit2015 ecotype Zavitan chromosome 1B, WEW_v2.0, whole genome shotgun sequence:
- the LOC119308109 gene encoding uncharacterized protein At5g39865-like yields MAMWPSWVKTRASRSKSSPSTALVAAAATTRRFSIASHSPSLKDIPSLVRPEQPRPPRVFHRLRVAASALRLLRALKSASAHTTAREPEVHVVLYSTSLRVVRRTYEDCYTVRFILRGIGATVDERDLAVDTAFVAEFAALLPPRLGLALPQVFVDGRHLGGVEEVQRLHECGELNRIVVAPVSPGPAHPPCGRCGDERHVPCGSCDGSRKKQSDDGSRKKQSDEDGVLTCAACNASGLVRCPDCLFPAAA; encoded by the coding sequence ATGGCCATGTGGCCTTCTTGGGTGAAGACGCGCGCTTCCAGGTCCAAATCCTCCCCATCCACCGCGCTCgtcgccgctgccgccaccacccggCGATTCTCCATCGCCTCCCACTCCCCCTCCCTCAAGGACATCCCGTCGCTGGTCCGCCCGGAGCAACCCCGCCCGCCGCGCGTCTTCCACCGCCTCCGCGTCGCGGCCTCCGCCCTCCGCCTCCTCCGCGCCCTCAAGTCGGCCTCGGCGCACACCACCGCCCGGGAGCCAGAGGTGCACGTGGTGCTCTACTCCACCTCCCTCCGCGTCGTCCGCCGCACCTACGAGGACTGCTACACCGTGCGCTTCATCCTGCGGGGGATCGGCGCCACCGTCGACGAGCGCGACCTGGCCGTGGACACCGCCTTCGTCGCGGAGTTCGCCGCGCTCCTGCCGCCCCGCCTGGGCCTGGCCCTCCCGCAGGTCTTCGTGGACGGCCGCCACCTCGGGGGCGTCGAGGAGGTCCAGCGCCTCCACGAGTGCGGCGAGCTCAACCGCATCGTCGTGGCCCCGGTATCCCCCGGCCCGGCCCATCCCCCCTGCGGCCGCTGCGGCGACGAGCGCCACGTGCCCTGCGGCAGCTGCGACGGGAGCCGGAAGAAGCAGAGCGACGACGGGAGCCGCAAGAAGCAGAGCGACGAGGACGGCGTCCTCACCTGCGCCGCCTGCAACGCGAGCGGCCTCGTCCGGTGCCCGGACTGCCTCTTCCCGGCGGCCGCCTGA